Proteins from a genomic interval of Brachybacterium vulturis:
- a CDS encoding Gfo/Idh/MocA family protein, which produces MEDLRIGVIGFGARHYLATHAHQPGEGSAVTVVADPGERGKVNAREAFGEDIPIVGTVEELLSHHDVDAVMILTPDFAHAAVALQTLGAGIPTFCEKPMAIGVEDTDAMLALAKEKRARLYIGHNMRHMPVVRQMKAIVDSGRIGRVRAIWCRHFVGAGGDFYFKDWHAERAKSMSLLLQKGAHDIDVIHWLAGGYTRRVSGIGDLAVYGDVTDRRDNSDRQMRDWYDADIWPPTAQKELNPVIDVEDISMLHMTLDNGVLASYQQCHFTPDYFRNYTVIGDAGRIENMGDGSGDQIHIWESRRSGPGRPDAVEVVARADGGHGGADPSLVAEFLAFVRHGGITDVSAVAAREAVATGVYGAESIRDGGMPYDVPAVPEELRRYFDEGQA; this is translated from the coding sequence ATGGAAGACCTCAGGATCGGCGTCATCGGTTTCGGCGCGCGCCACTACCTCGCCACTCATGCCCACCAGCCCGGGGAGGGCTCTGCGGTCACGGTCGTCGCCGATCCCGGTGAGCGGGGGAAGGTGAATGCCCGGGAGGCGTTCGGTGAGGACATCCCGATCGTCGGCACCGTTGAGGAGCTGCTGTCCCATCACGACGTCGACGCGGTGATGATCCTGACGCCGGACTTCGCGCACGCCGCGGTCGCGCTGCAGACCCTCGGGGCCGGGATCCCCACCTTCTGCGAGAAGCCGATGGCGATCGGTGTGGAGGACACCGACGCGATGCTGGCGCTGGCGAAGGAGAAGCGGGCGCGGCTGTACATCGGCCACAACATGCGGCACATGCCGGTGGTGCGGCAGATGAAGGCGATCGTGGACTCCGGCCGGATCGGTCGGGTGCGGGCGATCTGGTGCCGGCACTTCGTGGGCGCCGGCGGCGACTTCTACTTCAAGGACTGGCACGCCGAGCGGGCGAAGTCGATGAGCCTGCTGCTGCAGAAGGGCGCCCATGACATCGACGTGATCCACTGGCTGGCCGGCGGCTACACCCGCCGCGTCTCCGGCATCGGGGATCTCGCCGTCTACGGTGACGTCACCGACCGCCGTGACAACTCCGACCGCCAGATGCGTGACTGGTACGACGCGGACATCTGGCCGCCCACCGCTCAGAAGGAGCTGAATCCCGTCATCGATGTCGAGGACATCTCGATGCTCCACATGACGTTGGACAACGGGGTGCTGGCCTCCTACCAGCAGTGCCACTTCACCCCGGATTACTTCCGCAACTACACGGTGATCGGGGACGCCGGCCGGATCGAGAACATGGGCGATGGCAGCGGGGACCAGATCCACATCTGGGAGTCCCGCCGCTCCGGCCCCGGCCGACCCGACGCCGTCGAGGTGGTCGCCCGCGCCGACGGCGGCCACGGCGGCGCCGATCCCAGCCTGGTCGCCGAGTTCCTGGCCTTCGTGCGCCATGGCGGCATCACCGACGTCTCCGCCGTTGCCGCCCGCGAGGCCGTGGCCACCGGGGTGTACGGCGCGGAGTCGATCCGCGACGGTGGGATGCCGTACGACGTCCCGGCCGTGCCGGAGGAGCTGCGCCGCTACTTCGACGAGGGGCAGGCGTGA
- a CDS encoding ABC transporter permease, translating into MSDTQKVVPSTPATISPAPLPKRARGRGGSFLLQRAGFYVVTAWVALTLNFLIPRFMPGDPAQALALQITRQTGAQLTPEMLDSIRTLYGDPNTNLLEQYVSYLGSIVTGDFGIAVSRYPTPVLDLILAALPWTLFLVGVSTIVAWVVGTGLGIIVGYRPGGKLDNWLTPISQFFSSMPSFWVALVCLWIFALTLGLFPSSGGYDPSVPFEITNFWFLVSVLQYGALPILTSIFVGFAGWLFAMRNMMVTTVSEDYVTLARAEGLSNRRVTFRYAARNAMLPNVTGLATSIGAILGGVVLTEIVYTYPGMGYLLFNAITTKDYPLMQAIFLMIVLAVLIANFIADSLYVLLDPRTRES; encoded by the coding sequence GTGAGCGATACCCAGAAGGTCGTGCCGAGCACCCCGGCAACGATCTCCCCCGCACCACTGCCCAAGCGGGCGCGAGGCCGCGGCGGTTCCTTCCTGCTGCAGCGGGCCGGCTTCTACGTCGTGACCGCCTGGGTGGCCCTCACACTGAACTTCCTGATCCCCCGCTTCATGCCGGGGGATCCTGCGCAGGCCCTCGCTCTGCAGATCACCAGACAGACCGGCGCCCAGCTCACCCCGGAGATGCTCGACTCGATCCGGACCCTGTACGGAGACCCGAACACCAATCTGCTCGAGCAGTACGTCTCCTACCTCGGGAGCATCGTCACCGGTGACTTCGGCATCGCCGTCTCCCGCTATCCGACCCCGGTGCTCGACCTGATCCTCGCCGCCCTGCCCTGGACACTGTTCCTGGTCGGAGTGAGCACGATCGTGGCCTGGGTGGTCGGCACGGGGCTCGGCATCATCGTCGGCTATCGTCCCGGCGGGAAGCTGGACAACTGGCTCACGCCGATCTCCCAGTTCTTCTCGTCGATGCCTTCGTTCTGGGTCGCCCTGGTCTGCTTGTGGATCTTCGCGCTGACGCTGGGGCTCTTCCCCTCCTCCGGCGGCTACGACCCCAGTGTGCCCTTCGAGATCACCAACTTCTGGTTCCTCGTCTCCGTCCTCCAGTACGGAGCACTGCCGATCCTGACCTCGATCTTCGTCGGCTTCGCCGGGTGGCTGTTCGCGATGCGCAACATGATGGTCACCACCGTCAGCGAGGACTACGTGACCCTGGCGCGTGCAGAAGGACTCAGCAATCGCCGCGTGACCTTCCGCTACGCCGCGCGCAACGCGATGCTCCCCAACGTCACCGGCCTGGCCACCTCGATCGGCGCGATCCTGGGCGGCGTGGTGCTGACCGAGATCGTGTACACCTACCCCGGCATGGGCTACCTGCTCTTCAACGCGATCACCACCAAGGACTACCCGCTGATGCAGGCCATCTTCTTGATGATCGTGCTCGCCGTGCTGATCGCGAACTTCATCGCGGACTCGCTGTACGTCCTCCTTGACCCCCGCACCAGGGAGAGCTGA
- a CDS encoding ABC transporter permease, producing MRRLLNNRKFAVGMIISLFFLVVALLGPWVVTAIMQVDPRGIDYDAISAPPSAQHLLGTNHVGQDVLAQLIIGARGSVTVGLLSGIIATVIAVLVGTTAGYLGGVPDKAINAVVNVLMTLPGFALLFIIAGYVQEAGILLIAVVIGLLEWPGGARSIRAQTMSLRNRDFTSALRTVGESTPRIIAVEVVPHLGGVISSMFLKAVVAGIFMEASLAFLGLGSTSEITWGTMVSQAQTGGAILRGHWWFFLPPGLAIALIGFATAMINFGLDEITNPQLNARLNARTRQFNREQRRRRALAEAGGPA from the coding sequence ATGAGACGACTCCTGAACAACCGCAAGTTCGCCGTCGGGATGATCATCTCGCTCTTCTTCCTGGTGGTCGCGCTGCTCGGCCCCTGGGTCGTCACGGCCATCATGCAGGTCGATCCGCGAGGCATCGACTACGACGCGATCTCCGCACCCCCGTCGGCGCAGCATCTGCTGGGCACGAACCATGTGGGACAGGACGTGCTGGCCCAGCTGATCATCGGTGCCCGCGGTTCGGTGACCGTCGGGCTGCTGTCCGGCATCATCGCCACGGTCATCGCCGTGCTGGTGGGCACCACTGCCGGCTACCTGGGCGGGGTTCCCGACAAGGCCATCAATGCCGTGGTCAACGTGCTGATGACCCTGCCCGGCTTCGCGCTGCTGTTCATCATCGCGGGCTACGTGCAGGAGGCCGGGATCCTGCTGATCGCGGTGGTGATCGGCCTGCTCGAATGGCCCGGTGGTGCCCGCTCCATCCGCGCCCAGACCATGAGCCTGCGCAATCGTGATTTCACCAGCGCGCTGCGCACCGTCGGCGAATCCACTCCCCGCATCATCGCTGTCGAAGTGGTGCCGCACCTGGGCGGCGTCATCTCCTCCATGTTCCTCAAGGCCGTCGTCGCCGGCATCTTCATGGAAGCGTCCCTGGCCTTCCTGGGCCTGGGCTCCACCAGCGAGATCACCTGGGGAACGATGGTCAGCCAGGCACAGACCGGCGGCGCGATCCTGCGCGGCCATTGGTGGTTCTTCCTCCCGCCCGGCCTGGCCATCGCGCTGATCGGATTCGCCACCGCGATGATCAACTTCGGCCTGGACGAGATCACCAACCCGCAGCTGAACGCTCGCCTGAACGCACGCACCCGCCAGTTCAACCGCGAGCAGCGACGCCGCCGCGCACTGGCCGAGGCAGGAGGCCCCGCATGA
- a CDS encoding ABC transporter ATP-binding protein — protein sequence MSITPTPPSTAEDVLLEIRDLDVLYLGTEDSANVKACSDINLAVRRGEILGIAGESASGKSTLLNAMTRLQQAPAVTSRGSVIFHEHPGADGVDLVGCDDRAMQRFRWSDISIVMQSAMACLNPVIRLRDQFFDVLRAHDRSLGRARLQDRAAELLQMVGIMPDALNKYPHELSGGMRQRALIALSLACDPDLIVMDEPTTAVDVVMQRQILNQILRLQQELGFAVVFVTHDLSLLLEMADRIAIMYGGRIVEVADGSTISENPQHPYTRGLREAFPSLVSERGKRHGIPGSPPDLRRLPSGCAFNPRCTEAIELCSQVRPELTVLPDSIAACHVRRMEADDIAAHTILEEAR from the coding sequence ATGAGCATCACCCCCACCCCACCCAGCACGGCAGAGGACGTGCTGCTGGAGATCCGCGACCTGGACGTGCTGTACCTCGGGACCGAGGACTCCGCGAACGTCAAGGCGTGCTCGGACATCAACCTGGCCGTGCGCCGCGGAGAGATCCTCGGCATCGCCGGCGAGAGCGCCTCGGGCAAGTCCACCCTGCTCAACGCCATGACCCGTCTGCAGCAGGCCCCCGCGGTCACCTCGCGGGGCAGCGTGATCTTCCATGAGCATCCCGGCGCGGACGGCGTCGATCTGGTCGGCTGCGACGACCGGGCGATGCAGCGGTTCCGCTGGTCGGACATCTCCATCGTGATGCAGTCCGCGATGGCCTGTCTGAACCCGGTCATCCGCCTGCGGGACCAGTTCTTCGACGTGCTGCGCGCGCACGACCGGAGCCTGGGCCGGGCCCGGCTGCAGGACCGCGCCGCCGAGCTGCTGCAGATGGTCGGCATCATGCCGGATGCGCTGAACAAGTATCCGCACGAGCTGTCCGGCGGCATGCGCCAGCGAGCGCTGATCGCGCTGTCCCTGGCCTGCGATCCGGATCTGATCGTGATGGACGAGCCCACCACCGCCGTCGACGTGGTCATGCAGCGCCAGATCCTCAACCAGATCCTGCGGCTGCAGCAGGAGCTCGGCTTCGCGGTCGTCTTCGTCACCCACGATCTCTCCCTGCTGCTGGAGATGGCGGACCGGATCGCCATCATGTACGGCGGCCGGATCGTGGAGGTCGCCGACGGCTCCACCATCTCCGAGAACCCCCAGCACCCCTACACCCGAGGACTGCGCGAGGCGTTCCCGTCCCTGGTCTCCGAACGCGGCAAGCGTCATGGCATCCCCGGCTCCCCGCCCGATCTGCGCCGCCTCCCCAGCGGCTGCGCCTTCAACCCCCGGTGCACCGAGGCCATCGAGCTGTGCTCGCAGGTGCGCCCGGAACTGACCGTGCTGCCCGACTCGATCGCCGCCTGCCACGTTCGACGCATGGAGGCCGATGACATCGCCGCACACACCATCCTCGAGGAGGCCCGATGA
- a CDS encoding ABC transporter ATP-binding protein has protein sequence MSVDQADPAAPDRTDAAGPSVLRAENVSVVFDGKDNSGRKVEIHACREVDVDLRRGEIVALVGESGSGKSTLARAFSLVHPPTAGQILLDGEPIGGRTRRRPFYKRVQLIYQDPFASLNSLKSIRHILGRVVKIHTPGLSRRAVEARTLELLELVSLTPAEDYIDRFPSSLSGGQRQRVSIARALAVDPDVLLADEPTSMLDVSIRLDVLNLLDEIRRERGVAILYITHDIASARYISDRMAVMYSGELVETGPTEDVVAHPKHPYTRLLIESAPDPSRRRDSASAEFEETSLGEPADPAQEIAGCRFQARCPFVMARCRQEAPPLLTTATQHARCWLFDDDADDTADTIRATGAHPSKES, from the coding sequence ATGAGCGTGGACCAGGCCGATCCCGCAGCTCCCGACCGGACGGACGCCGCCGGCCCCAGCGTGCTGCGCGCCGAGAACGTCTCGGTGGTCTTCGACGGCAAGGACAACTCCGGCCGCAAGGTGGAGATCCACGCGTGCCGCGAAGTGGACGTGGACCTGCGCCGCGGCGAGATCGTCGCCCTGGTCGGTGAGTCCGGCTCCGGCAAGTCGACCTTGGCCCGAGCGTTCTCGCTGGTGCATCCGCCGACGGCCGGCCAGATCCTGCTGGACGGCGAGCCGATCGGCGGCCGCACCCGCCGGCGTCCCTTCTACAAGCGGGTCCAGCTGATCTACCAGGACCCCTTCGCCTCGCTGAACTCCCTGAAGTCGATCCGGCACATCCTGGGCCGGGTGGTGAAGATCCACACCCCGGGCCTGTCGCGCAGAGCGGTCGAGGCACGCACCCTCGAGCTCCTCGAGCTGGTGAGCCTGACCCCGGCGGAGGATTACATCGACCGGTTCCCCAGCTCCCTGTCGGGAGGGCAGCGCCAGCGGGTCTCGATCGCTCGTGCCCTCGCGGTGGATCCGGACGTGCTGCTGGCGGACGAGCCCACCTCGATGCTGGATGTGTCCATCCGCCTGGACGTGCTGAACCTGCTCGACGAGATCCGTCGCGAGCGCGGAGTGGCGATCCTGTACATCACCCACGACATCGCCAGCGCCCGCTACATCTCCGACCGCATGGCGGTGATGTACTCCGGCGAGCTGGTCGAGACCGGGCCGACGGAGGACGTCGTCGCCCACCCCAAGCACCCCTACACCCGGCTCCTCATCGAGTCCGCACCCGATCCCTCACGGCGTCGGGACAGCGCATCGGCCGAGTTCGAGGAGACCTCCCTGGGAGAGCCCGCGGACCCGGCGCAGGAGATCGCCGGCTGCAGGTTCCAGGCACGCTGCCCGTTCGTGATGGCGCGCTGCCGACAGGAGGCCCCACCCCTGCTGACCACGGCCACCCAGCATGCACGGTGCTGGCTGTTCGACGACGACGCGGACGACACCGCAGACACCATCCGGGCCACCGGGGCCCACCCCTCGAAGGAGAGCTGA
- a CDS encoding ABC transporter substrate-binding protein: MTRFTRRTFAAGSAATLTAAALAACSFDRGTGGGEGEDAPRDIHWLGWGGTTWNQNFNLFSPTGVNVTPGTSFVYEPLLRVDRSTAGELLPHLAESWEFNDEGTELTFTLVSDVTWSDGEPFTAGDVKFTWDLVLAGKTPNSYPFASVEAPDDQTVVVTYDEPSFADLVGFATRQIVPEHVWAEQDVRTWTNPEPVGTGPGVLASFSPQQIAFDLREDYWGGAPSGPNKLFMHAVTGDAAKQQLIDGTLDVGGTGWENADEEFVALDPENNVYTFFPVGTADGLIFNTTQAPYDDVHVRRALRAAVDLAIAAEVAAVGYSVPTFAGLDATVFSEMLAEDQEQSQDIEYAKAQLEEGGWTVTEAGKLEKDGETYELRYDVYQPYAEWVTTGQILADQWNETLGLTVAVNKMADAPFTEASSIGDFGMLSYSPFGGSMPYDMFATMSDLQFTPISEQAIWNYGRFQNEEYDELVHELGSIPAGEDAERSRELIIRIQEILTEEAPFIATATAGWKLVANEQNWTGYPTVEGGFDYGPNGTVPADGILTVMNLEPNS; the protein is encoded by the coding sequence ATGACCCGTTTCACCCGACGTACCTTCGCCGCGGGAAGCGCCGCCACGCTGACCGCTGCGGCACTGGCCGCCTGCAGCTTCGACCGCGGCACGGGCGGCGGCGAGGGGGAGGACGCCCCCCGCGACATCCACTGGCTGGGCTGGGGAGGCACCACCTGGAACCAGAACTTCAATCTGTTCTCCCCCACGGGCGTGAATGTCACTCCCGGGACCTCCTTCGTGTACGAGCCGCTGCTGCGTGTGGACCGCTCCACCGCCGGTGAGTTGCTTCCCCATCTCGCGGAGTCCTGGGAGTTCAACGACGAGGGCACCGAGCTGACCTTCACCCTGGTCAGCGATGTCACCTGGTCCGACGGCGAACCGTTCACCGCGGGCGACGTGAAGTTCACCTGGGACCTGGTGCTGGCCGGGAAGACCCCGAACTCCTACCCCTTCGCCTCCGTCGAGGCGCCCGATGACCAGACCGTCGTGGTCACCTACGACGAACCCAGCTTCGCCGACCTGGTGGGCTTCGCCACCCGACAGATCGTCCCGGAGCACGTCTGGGCCGAGCAGGACGTCCGCACCTGGACGAACCCCGAGCCCGTGGGCACCGGGCCCGGCGTGCTCGCCAGCTTCTCCCCGCAGCAGATCGCCTTCGACCTGCGCGAGGACTACTGGGGCGGCGCTCCGAGCGGCCCGAACAAGCTGTTCATGCACGCCGTCACCGGCGATGCCGCGAAGCAGCAGCTCATCGACGGCACCCTCGATGTGGGCGGCACGGGGTGGGAGAACGCCGACGAGGAGTTCGTGGCGCTGGACCCGGAGAACAACGTCTACACCTTCTTCCCCGTCGGCACCGCGGACGGCCTGATCTTCAACACGACGCAGGCTCCCTACGACGACGTCCATGTGCGTCGTGCGCTGCGGGCCGCCGTGGATCTGGCGATCGCGGCCGAGGTCGCCGCGGTCGGGTACAGCGTCCCGACCTTCGCGGGCCTGGATGCGACCGTCTTCTCCGAGATGCTCGCCGAGGACCAGGAGCAGAGCCAGGACATCGAGTACGCGAAGGCGCAGCTCGAGGAGGGAGGCTGGACCGTCACGGAGGCAGGCAAGCTGGAGAAGGACGGCGAGACCTATGAGCTGCGCTACGACGTCTACCAGCCCTACGCCGAGTGGGTGACCACCGGGCAGATCCTGGCCGACCAGTGGAACGAGACCCTCGGCTTGACGGTGGCGGTGAACAAGATGGCCGACGCACCGTTCACGGAGGCCAGCTCCATCGGCGACTTCGGGATGCTGTCGTACTCCCCCTTCGGCGGCAGCATGCCGTACGACATGTTCGCGACCATGAGCGATCTCCAGTTCACGCCGATCAGCGAGCAGGCGATCTGGAACTACGGTCGATTCCAGAACGAGGAGTACGACGAACTCGTCCACGAACTCGGCTCGATCCCTGCGGGCGAGGACGCCGAGCGCAGTCGTGAACTGATCATCCGCATCCAGGAGATCCTCACCGAGGAGGCGCCGTTCATCGCGACCGCGACCGCCGGTTGGAAGCTCGTCGCAAATGAGCAGAACTGGACCGGGTATCCCACGGTCGAGGGGGGCTTCGACTACGGCCCCAATGGCACGGTGCCCGCTGACGGGATCCTGACGGTCATGAATCTCGAACCCAACAGCTGA
- a CDS encoding glycoside hydrolase family 35 protein produces the protein MTALLRPTPDGFLRAGDPHLVISGALHYFRVHPQQWRDRLRRLVAMGCNTVETYVAWNVHQPAQDVTTFEGIADLGRFLDIAAEEGLDAIVRPGPYICAEWENGGFPGWILADRNLRLRNRNAPYLQLVDAWFDQLIPVIAERQAARGGNVVMVQVENEYGSFGDDKAYLAHLRDGLLARGIEELLVTSDGPARMWLTGGTVEGALGTVNFGSRTLEVLAMAERELPAQPQMCMEFWNGWFDHWGEQHHERTGGDAAGELSDMLNSGMSVNFYMAHGGTNFGMQAGANHDGTLQPTTTSYDYDAPIAENGALTEKFRAFREVIAAHRDLPAYEEHLAQLGIADHPATLPAGEVAIEKVASLRATERFTRPAEVHPTPPAFEDLGLERGLLRLSREIEIAAAEREGRTEISPLKLYDLHDRAWVYVDGVYVGATGLDPAQADVPHAERTDATDPATVELTPFADRLLPDGGHRTVRVEILVENLGRVNFGPRLGERKGILGGVWQTIRYLNDWEADAWPLEEMGQELAALLEGAPALAADSDSDALPVLVGASFEAEAPTDTFLDVSAAGHGVAYVNGFCVGRYWNIGPQQSLYVPAPLVRAGRNEVLLLDLEKRPTALALVTEHVFVTPGV, from the coding sequence ATGACCGCCCTGCTCCGCCCCACCCCTGACGGATTCCTCCGTGCGGGGGATCCGCACCTGGTGATCTCCGGTGCGCTCCACTACTTCCGGGTCCATCCCCAGCAGTGGCGCGACCGCCTGCGCCGCCTGGTCGCGATGGGCTGCAACACGGTGGAGACCTACGTGGCCTGGAACGTGCACCAGCCCGCGCAGGACGTCACCACCTTCGAGGGCATCGCGGATCTCGGTCGCTTCCTCGACATCGCTGCGGAGGAGGGGCTCGATGCGATCGTGCGCCCCGGCCCCTACATCTGCGCCGAATGGGAGAACGGCGGCTTCCCCGGCTGGATCCTCGCCGACCGCAACCTGCGCCTGCGCAATCGCAACGCCCCGTACCTGCAGCTGGTCGACGCCTGGTTCGACCAGCTGATCCCGGTGATCGCCGAGCGGCAGGCCGCGCGCGGCGGCAACGTGGTGATGGTGCAGGTGGAGAACGAGTACGGCAGCTTCGGCGATGACAAGGCCTATCTCGCGCACCTGCGCGACGGCCTCCTCGCCCGCGGCATCGAGGAGCTGCTGGTGACCTCCGACGGCCCGGCCCGGATGTGGCTGACCGGCGGCACCGTCGAGGGGGCGCTGGGCACCGTCAACTTCGGCTCCCGCACCCTCGAGGTGCTCGCGATGGCCGAGCGCGAGCTGCCCGCCCAGCCGCAGATGTGCATGGAGTTCTGGAACGGCTGGTTCGACCACTGGGGCGAGCAGCACCACGAGCGCACCGGCGGCGACGCGGCCGGCGAGCTCTCCGACATGCTGAACAGCGGCATGAGCGTGAACTTCTACATGGCCCACGGCGGCACCAACTTCGGCATGCAGGCCGGCGCCAACCACGACGGCACGCTGCAGCCCACCACCACCAGCTACGACTACGACGCCCCGATCGCCGAGAACGGCGCGCTCACCGAGAAGTTCCGCGCCTTCCGCGAGGTCATCGCAGCGCACCGCGACCTGCCGGCGTACGAGGAGCATCTCGCGCAGCTGGGCATCGCCGACCACCCGGCGACCCTCCCGGCGGGCGAGGTCGCGATCGAGAAGGTCGCCTCCCTGCGCGCCACCGAGCGCTTCACCCGCCCTGCCGAGGTGCACCCGACCCCGCCCGCCTTCGAGGACCTCGGGCTGGAGCGCGGGCTGCTGCGCCTGTCCCGCGAGATCGAGATCGCGGCCGCCGAGCGTGAGGGCCGCACCGAGATCTCCCCCCTGAAGCTCTACGACCTGCACGACCGTGCCTGGGTGTACGTCGACGGGGTGTATGTCGGGGCCACCGGGCTGGACCCGGCGCAGGCCGACGTCCCGCACGCGGAGCGCACCGACGCCACCGATCCGGCCACCGTCGAGCTCACGCCCTTCGCCGACCGGCTGCTGCCGGACGGCGGTCACCGCACCGTGCGCGTGGAGATCCTGGTGGAGAACCTGGGCCGGGTGAACTTCGGCCCCCGGCTCGGAGAGCGCAAGGGCATCCTCGGCGGGGTCTGGCAGACCATCCGCTACCTCAACGACTGGGAGGCCGACGCCTGGCCGCTCGAGGAGATGGGGCAGGAGCTGGCCGCACTGCTGGAGGGAGCGCCCGCGCTCGCCGCCGACAGCGACAGCGACGCGCTGCCCGTGCTGGTGGGGGCGTCCTTCGAGGCGGAGGCGCCCACGGACACCTTCCTCGATGTCTCCGCCGCCGGGCACGGAGTCGCCTATGTCAACGGCTTCTGCGTGGGCCGGTACTGGAACATCGGGCCCCAGCAGAGCCTGTACGTGCCGGCGCCGCTGGTCCGCGCGGGCCGCAACGAGGTGCTGCTGCTGGACCTCGAGAAGCGGCCGACCGCGCTCGCGCTGGTGACGGAGCACGTGTTCGTGACGCCGGGGGTCTGA
- a CDS encoding serpin family protein: MRPTLPRPCGVDDHRVPLRRRTALSAAATLPLVVAGLTSCGAEGEGGGAAPDLSAELPRAEPGPVEDAGELVTPFTARMLGAIDREEVNAVCAPLSAQIALTMIGMGAGGATRTQMEEVLGGRMEDLAATANTLSQLLAAVGDEEREQDDEESPEPARASLVNGTWLQEGFEVQQSFLEDLATWFGSGVFEADFTDDAEREAAREEINGWVAESTEDLIEELIPEGTLTASTRLVLVNALHLKAAWQEELTTADGSFTTAEGEELGVEMLQGATGTWYEDEVCRATSLDTYGGDLALALVQPAGGLAEVLEGWSEAATGGGSGLGALLAGLEASEVTTQLGVPAFDIDWGASLKDLLEGLGMTEAFSDAADFSGVTGTKDLVIDEVLQKAVLTVDENGMEAAAATAVMVAETSAQVPEHELVLDSPFLVVAYERTTLAPLVVGWIGDPTQTR, from the coding sequence GTGAGACCGACGCTTCCCCGTCCGTGCGGGGTCGACGATCATCGCGTCCCGCTCCGCCGTCGCACGGCGCTCTCGGCGGCGGCGACCCTGCCGCTGGTGGTCGCCGGGCTCACCTCGTGCGGGGCGGAGGGCGAGGGCGGCGGTGCCGCGCCGGATCTCTCGGCCGAGCTGCCGCGCGCCGAGCCGGGACCCGTGGAGGATGCCGGTGAGCTCGTCACTCCCTTCACCGCGCGGATGCTCGGGGCGATCGATCGCGAGGAGGTCAACGCCGTCTGTGCGCCGCTGTCCGCACAGATCGCGCTCACCATGATCGGGATGGGGGCGGGCGGCGCGACCCGCACCCAGATGGAGGAGGTGCTCGGCGGGCGGATGGAGGACCTCGCCGCGACGGCGAACACGCTCTCCCAGCTGCTGGCCGCCGTCGGCGACGAGGAGCGGGAGCAGGACGACGAGGAATCGCCCGAGCCGGCCCGCGCCTCGCTCGTGAACGGGACCTGGCTGCAGGAGGGATTCGAGGTCCAGCAGTCCTTCCTCGAGGACCTCGCCACCTGGTTCGGCAGCGGGGTCTTCGAGGCGGACTTCACCGACGACGCCGAGCGCGAAGCGGCCCGCGAGGAGATCAACGGCTGGGTCGCCGAGTCCACGGAGGACCTCATCGAGGAGCTGATCCCCGAGGGCACCCTGACGGCGAGCACTCGCCTGGTGCTGGTCAACGCCCTGCACCTGAAAGCCGCCTGGCAGGAGGAGCTGACGACGGCCGACGGCTCCTTCACCACGGCCGAGGGCGAGGAGCTCGGCGTGGAGATGCTCCAGGGCGCCACCGGCACCTGGTACGAGGACGAGGTGTGCCGGGCGACCTCCCTGGACACCTACGGAGGCGATCTCGCCCTCGCCCTCGTGCAGCCCGCGGGGGGCCTCGCCGAGGTGCTCGAGGGCTGGTCGGAGGCGGCCACCGGGGGCGGTTCCGGTCTCGGCGCCCTGCTGGCCGGGCTCGAGGCCTCCGAGGTGACAACCCAGCTGGGCGTCCCCGCCTTCGACATCGACTGGGGGGCCTCGCTGAAGGACCTCCTGGAGGGCCTCGGCATGACCGAGGCGTTCTCCGATGCGGCCGACTTCTCCGGGGTCACCGGGACGAAGGACCTGGTGATCGATGAGGTGCTGCAGAAGGCGGTCCTCACCGTCGACGAGAACGGGATGGAGGCCGCCGCCGCGACCGCCGTGATGGTCGCCGAGACCTCTGCCCAGGTGCCCGAGCACGAGCTGGTGCTGGACTCGCCGTTCCTGGTGGTCGCCTATGAGCGGACCACGCTCGCTCCGCTCGTCGTCGGCTGGATCGGCGACCCCACGCAGACCCGTTGA